The Catenuloplanes niger genome includes a window with the following:
- a CDS encoding heme-degrading domain-containing protein, translating to MSDADLIARIEEQEERLRFDRFDNDDAWRLGVLLADTARERGLSVTIDIRRGGQQLFHAALPGTAPDNDRWIDRKVRVVERFQASSYLVGRRLAAKGRTLDAGQGVDPADYAAHGGAFPVHVRGTGVVGVVTVSGLPQADDHALVVDVLEAFLR from the coding sequence ATGAGCGACGCCGACCTGATCGCGCGCATCGAGGAGCAGGAGGAGCGGCTGCGGTTCGACCGCTTCGACAACGACGACGCGTGGCGGCTCGGCGTGCTGCTGGCCGACACCGCCCGGGAGCGCGGCCTGTCCGTCACGATCGACATCCGCCGCGGCGGCCAGCAGCTCTTCCACGCCGCGCTGCCCGGCACCGCGCCGGACAACGACCGCTGGATCGACCGGAAGGTCCGCGTGGTCGAACGGTTCCAGGCCAGCTCCTACCTGGTGGGCCGGCGCCTCGCCGCGAAGGGCCGCACGCTGGACGCCGGCCAGGGCGTCGACCCGGCCGACTACGCGGCGCACGGCGGCGCGTTCCCCGTCCACGTCCGCGGCACCGGCGTGGTCGGCGTGGTCACGGTCTCCGGCCTGCCGCAGGCCGACGACCACGCGCTGGTCGTCGACGTGCTGGAGGCGTTCCTCCGCTGA
- a CDS encoding DUF5709 domain-containing protein, producing the protein MSDNTYPQPVSDPEAEGLPDIADDDSTARDDVATGRVADGPDPAALPLDRDDRPLAVDHFGTTPEEARQGESLDLKIGREVRDPALDEAATRADTRPSPTSAESFDPDATGIDVDAVDRDTPLDDGGPVDPNLDSPVSMYDTGIGDRPVGRLVEPDEGLEEDREAQSVAYDAGAAGGGATAEELAIHPIPDR; encoded by the coding sequence ATGTCCGACAACACCTATCCGCAGCCGGTCTCCGACCCGGAGGCCGAGGGCCTGCCCGATATCGCCGATGACGACTCCACCGCCCGGGACGACGTGGCCACCGGCCGCGTGGCCGACGGTCCGGACCCGGCCGCACTGCCGCTCGACCGCGACGACCGGCCGCTGGCCGTCGACCACTTCGGCACCACGCCGGAGGAGGCCCGCCAGGGCGAGTCGCTCGACCTGAAGATCGGCCGTGAGGTGCGCGACCCGGCCCTGGACGAGGCCGCGACCCGGGCGGACACCCGCCCGTCGCCGACCTCCGCGGAGTCGTTCGACCCGGACGCGACCGGCATCGACGTGGACGCGGTCGACCGCGACACGCCGCTCGACGACGGCGGCCCGGTCGACCCGAACCTCGACTCCCCGGTCTCGATGTACGACACCGGCATCGGCGACCGCCCGGTCGGCCGGCTCGTCGAACCGGACGAAGGTCTCGAGGAGGACCGGGAGGCGCAGTCGGTGGCCTACGACGCCGGCGCGGCCGGGGGTGGCGCGACCGCGGAGGAGTTGGCCATTCACCCGATCCCGGACCGCTGA
- the map gene encoding type I methionyl aminopeptidase, translating to MIELKSATEIERMAVTGRFVGELLAELKTVAAVGVNLMDIERHARRRIEERGAESCYWDYAPSFGRGPFRNVLCLSVNDAVLHGLPHDYVLADGDLLSIDMAVGIDGWVADSALSFVVGTPAPADLKLIEATEVALDAAIAAAQPGGKLGDISAAIGEVAHGYGYRVNSEFGGHGIGRTMHEDPHVSNTGRAGRGMKLTPGLTLALEPWLCATTDKITYDADGWTIRSADGSRTAHSEHTVAITPGGPQVLTLRPAA from the coding sequence GTGATCGAGTTGAAGTCCGCCACGGAGATCGAGCGGATGGCGGTGACCGGCCGGTTCGTCGGCGAGCTGCTGGCCGAGCTGAAGACGGTCGCGGCGGTCGGCGTCAACCTGATGGACATCGAGCGGCACGCCCGCCGCCGGATCGAGGAGCGCGGCGCGGAGTCGTGCTACTGGGACTACGCGCCGTCGTTCGGCCGCGGCCCGTTCCGCAACGTGCTGTGCCTGTCCGTGAACGACGCGGTGCTGCACGGGCTGCCGCACGACTACGTGCTGGCCGACGGCGACCTGCTCAGCATCGACATGGCGGTCGGCATCGACGGCTGGGTCGCGGACTCGGCGCTGTCGTTCGTGGTCGGCACGCCCGCCCCGGCCGACCTCAAGCTGATCGAGGCGACCGAGGTCGCGCTGGACGCCGCGATCGCCGCCGCCCAGCCCGGCGGCAAGCTCGGCGACATCTCGGCCGCGATCGGCGAGGTCGCGCACGGCTACGGTTACCGGGTCAACTCCGAGTTCGGCGGCCACGGCATCGGCCGCACCATGCACGAGGACCCGCACGTGTCCAACACCGGCCGGGCCGGCCGCGGCATGAAGCTCACCCCGGGCCTCACGCTCGCCCTGGAGCCGTGGCTCTGCGCCACCACCGACAAGATCACCTACGACGCCGACGGCTGGACCATCCGCTCCGCCGACGGCTCCCGCACCGCGCACTCCGAGCACACCGTCGCCATCACCCCCGGCGGCCCGCAGGTCCTCACTCTCCGCCCGGCCGCCTGA
- the egtC gene encoding ergothioneine biosynthesis protein EgtC, with the protein MCRHLAYLGPPVPLSGLLFDPPHALCRQAWAPRDMRGGGTVNVDGFGVGWYPGAGGEPVRYRRATPIWSDPSLLALAAATASGAILAAVRSATVGMPVTEGAAAPFAAGRWLFSHNGKVTGWPDSVAKLAERLPVRDLLTLDAPTDSALLWALVRDRLRTGADPGDALAGTVRAVHATAPESRLNLLLTDGERVAATTWGHALSLLDGPGSLTVSSEPLTDDPAWTEMPPRHLLVATRSTLDLTPLEAA; encoded by the coding sequence ATGTGCCGCCACCTGGCGTACCTCGGGCCACCCGTACCGCTGAGCGGTCTGCTCTTCGATCCGCCGCACGCGTTGTGCCGTCAGGCGTGGGCGCCCCGCGACATGCGCGGCGGCGGAACGGTCAACGTGGACGGTTTCGGCGTCGGCTGGTACCCCGGCGCCGGCGGTGAGCCGGTGCGGTACCGGCGCGCCACGCCGATCTGGTCGGACCCGTCGCTTCTGGCGCTGGCCGCGGCGACGGCGTCCGGCGCGATCCTCGCGGCCGTGCGGTCCGCGACCGTCGGCATGCCGGTGACCGAGGGGGCGGCCGCGCCGTTCGCGGCGGGCCGCTGGCTGTTCAGCCACAACGGGAAGGTGACCGGCTGGCCGGACTCGGTGGCGAAGCTCGCGGAACGGCTGCCGGTGCGCGACCTGCTCACGCTGGACGCGCCGACCGACTCCGCGCTGCTCTGGGCGCTGGTCCGCGACCGGCTGCGGACCGGCGCGGACCCGGGCGACGCGCTCGCCGGGACGGTCCGCGCCGTGCACGCCACCGCCCCTGAGTCCCGGCTCAACCTGCTGCTGACGGACGGCGAGCGCGTCGCCGCGACGACGTGGGGCCACGCACTGTCCCTTCTCGACGGACCCGGCTCGCTGACCGTCAGCTCGGAACCGCTCACCGACGACCCCGCCTGGACGGAGATGCCGCCCCGGCATCTGCTCGTCGCCACCCGATCCACACTGGACCTGACGCCGCTGGAGGCAGCGTGA
- a CDS encoding VOC family protein produces the protein MRLVHILDCVDPQPLAEFWSQALGFRVGAWEPPYQRIVDPAGRWPDMIFQAVPEEKRGKNRMHLDIQLTDMRGELGRFLALGAQLVQAPHDDNGYEIATLADPQGNEFCLVVPPPGSYDHDHLKVLEG, from the coding sequence ATGCGCCTGGTCCACATTCTCGACTGCGTCGACCCGCAGCCGCTCGCCGAGTTCTGGTCCCAGGCGCTGGGGTTCCGGGTCGGCGCCTGGGAACCGCCCTACCAGCGCATCGTCGACCCGGCGGGCCGCTGGCCCGACATGATCTTCCAGGCCGTCCCGGAGGAGAAGCGCGGCAAGAACCGCATGCACCTGGACATCCAGCTCACCGACATGCGCGGTGAGCTGGGCCGGTTCCTCGCGCTCGGCGCCCAGCTGGTCCAGGCGCCGCACGACGACAACGGCTACGAGATCGCGACGCTGGCCGACCCGCAGGGCAACGAGTTCTGTCTCGTCGTCCCGCCGCCCGGCTCCTACGACCACGACCACCTGAAGGTGCTGGAGGGCTGA
- a CDS encoding molybdopterin-dependent oxidoreductase, which translates to MRWRSDLLSGLIAAGAGVAAGELLAAAARPGASPVLSVGAAVIDATPTPVKEFAVRTAGTADKPLLLTGIAILTALLAAALGIAARRRPLWGVLGFAAFGVAGAVAAVTRPGAESADVLPSALAGLLAAVALTALTALRPGTAPPAEAPTAAGHEPTAAGHEPDAAGHDLTTADHDPATPEHERTTATANLSGERSRRGFLTTATALSVGAVVAGGLTGLLRRRATSSLAESRAAVRLPAPAEPAPPLPPGTPPDFLTRNADFYRVDTALTVPRIDPADWRLRIHGMVRNPVTLSLDDLLRRRTVERFLTLTCVSNEVGGPYTGTARWLGVPLAALLDELGVDPGADQLVARGADGMTIGTPTRIVRDGRDAMLAVGMNGEPLPVTHGFPVRMLTPGLYGYAGSCKWITELELTTFAAYDAYWVERGWAAEGPAKTASRIDRPAPFTRLESGTNATISGVAWALHTGIASVEVQIDDGPWQAATVLPPPSDDTWVQWRLPWKPAPGGHTLRVRATDRAGAVQTDARATPFPDGATGRHTISVSAV; encoded by the coding sequence GTGCGGTGGCGTTCAGACCTTCTCAGTGGGCTGATCGCGGCCGGTGCCGGGGTCGCGGCGGGCGAGCTTCTCGCCGCCGCGGCCCGGCCCGGGGCCAGCCCGGTCCTCTCGGTCGGCGCCGCCGTCATCGACGCGACCCCGACGCCGGTCAAGGAGTTCGCGGTCCGCACCGCCGGCACCGCCGACAAACCCCTGCTGCTGACCGGCATCGCGATCCTGACCGCACTGCTCGCGGCCGCGCTCGGCATCGCGGCGCGGCGCCGTCCACTGTGGGGCGTGCTCGGTTTCGCCGCGTTCGGCGTGGCCGGCGCGGTGGCCGCGGTCACCCGGCCCGGTGCCGAGTCGGCGGACGTGCTGCCGTCGGCGCTGGCGGGCCTGCTCGCGGCGGTCGCGCTGACCGCACTGACCGCGTTGCGCCCCGGCACCGCCCCACCGGCGGAAGCACCCACCGCCGCGGGGCACGAACCTACTGCCGCGGGGCACGAGCCCGATGCCGCGGGGCACGACCTCACGACGGCTGACCATGATCCCGCGACCCCGGAGCACGAGCGCACGACCGCGACCGCGAACCTGTCCGGTGAGCGGAGCCGGCGTGGGTTCCTGACCACGGCGACGGCGCTGAGCGTGGGAGCCGTGGTGGCGGGTGGCCTGACCGGTCTGCTGCGCCGACGCGCCACGTCCTCCCTGGCCGAGTCCCGGGCCGCGGTGCGGCTGCCCGCGCCGGCCGAGCCCGCTCCCCCGCTGCCGCCGGGCACCCCACCGGACTTCCTCACCCGGAACGCGGACTTCTACCGCGTCGACACCGCGCTGACGGTCCCCCGGATCGACCCGGCCGACTGGCGGTTGCGCATCCACGGCATGGTCCGGAACCCGGTGACGCTGAGCCTGGACGACCTGCTGCGCCGGCGTACCGTCGAACGGTTCCTGACCCTGACCTGCGTCTCGAACGAGGTGGGCGGGCCGTACACCGGAACCGCGCGCTGGCTCGGCGTACCGCTGGCGGCGCTGCTCGACGAGCTCGGGGTCGATCCGGGCGCGGACCAGCTGGTGGCGCGCGGCGCGGACGGCATGACGATCGGGACACCGACCCGGATCGTGCGGGACGGCCGCGACGCCATGCTCGCGGTCGGCATGAACGGCGAACCGCTGCCGGTCACGCACGGTTTCCCGGTGCGGATGCTGACGCCGGGCCTGTACGGCTACGCCGGTTCCTGCAAGTGGATCACCGAGCTCGAGCTGACCACGTTCGCGGCGTACGACGCCTACTGGGTGGAGCGTGGCTGGGCCGCGGAGGGACCGGCGAAGACCGCGTCCCGGATCGACCGGCCCGCGCCGTTCACCCGCCTCGAGTCCGGGACGAACGCCACGATCTCCGGCGTCGCCTGGGCGTTGCACACCGGGATCGCGAGCGTCGAGGTGCAGATCGACGACGGGCCGTGGCAGGCCGCGACCGTGCTGCCGCCGCCGTCCGACGACACCTGGGTGCAGTGGCGGCTGCCGTGGAAGCCGGCGCCGGGCGGGCACACGCTGCGGGTCCGGGCGACCGACCGGGCGGGCGCGGTACAGACCGACGCACGCGCCACACCGTTCCCGGACGGGGCCACCGGCCGGCACACGATCTCGGTCTCCGCGGTGTGA
- the egtD gene encoding L-histidine N(alpha)-methyltransferase, producing the protein MNLETHLDERDIAEALRADVRTGLTASPKWLPPKWFYDARGSELFDEITRLPEYYPTRAERAILAARAAEIARITEAKTLVELGSGSSEKTRLLLDALLAHGTLGAFVPLDVSAAALADAVGRLDAAYPALSVRGIVGDYTRHLHHLPDGGSRMIAFLGGTIGNLPPADRAGFLGDVRGVLDAGEWLLLGADLVKDVRTLLPAYDDTAGVTADFNRNVLRVINHHLDAGFAPELFDHVAVWDADNEWIEMRLRAREPMRVPVRDLGLVVDFARGELLRTEISAKFRPERLRAELETAGFRLRHRWTDDDGLFTVCLAQAS; encoded by the coding sequence GTGAACCTGGAGACCCATCTCGACGAACGGGACATCGCCGAGGCGTTACGCGCCGACGTGCGCACCGGCCTGACCGCCAGCCCGAAGTGGCTGCCGCCGAAGTGGTTCTACGACGCGCGCGGCAGCGAACTGTTCGACGAGATCACCCGGCTGCCGGAGTACTACCCGACCCGCGCCGAACGCGCGATCCTCGCCGCGCGGGCCGCCGAGATCGCCCGGATCACCGAGGCGAAGACGCTGGTCGAGCTCGGCTCCGGATCGTCGGAGAAGACCCGGCTGCTGCTCGACGCGCTGCTCGCGCACGGCACCCTCGGCGCGTTCGTGCCGCTGGACGTGTCCGCGGCCGCGCTCGCCGACGCGGTCGGCCGGCTGGACGCGGCCTACCCGGCGCTGTCCGTGCGGGGCATCGTCGGCGACTACACCCGGCACCTGCACCACCTGCCGGACGGCGGGAGCCGGATGATCGCCTTCCTCGGCGGGACGATCGGCAACCTGCCGCCCGCGGACCGCGCCGGCTTCCTCGGTGACGTCCGCGGCGTGCTGGACGCGGGGGAGTGGCTGCTGCTCGGCGCGGACCTGGTCAAGGACGTGCGGACGCTGCTGCCGGCCTACGACGACACGGCCGGCGTCACCGCGGACTTCAACCGCAACGTGCTCCGCGTGATCAACCATCACCTCGACGCCGGGTTCGCGCCGGAACTCTTCGACCACGTCGCGGTCTGGGACGCCGACAACGAATGGATCGAGATGCGGCTGCGGGCGCGGGAGCCCATGCGCGTACCGGTGCGGGATCTCGGTCTGGTCGTCGACTTCGCGCGCGGTGAGCTGCTGCGCACCGAGATCTCCGCGAAGTTCCGGCCGGAGCGGCTGCGCGCCGAGCTCGAGACGGCCGGGTTCCGGCTGCGCCACCGCTGGACCGACGACGACGGGCTGTTCACGGTCTGCCTCGCGCAGGCGTCCTGA
- the egtA gene encoding ergothioneine biosynthesis glutamate--cysteine ligase EgtA, protein MLELSAISDAAEHVSGICFKTGPPRRIGVELEWTVHHAAAPSSPLTTADLRHALGPYAPGTLGNPAPETLPGGGTVTVEPGGQIELSSAPADSLTALHAAVEAGRAALGERLARAGLALGGTGLDPHRPPRRLLHTPRYGAMQRLFDRRGDHGRIMMCSTAGLQVCLDAGRPRDVARRWAAVHEIGPPLLAAFATSRFRAGRDTGWACGRMAVWYGMEPGLTRPVGTGADPAQTWARYALDAPLLCLRRDDGDWTAPPGLTFAGWIRGRLPRPPTVEDLEYHLGTLFPPVRPRGYLEIRYLDAQPGDEWIAPAAILTVLLDDAVLDRARDLAAPARDRWQEAAREGLACPAIGAAATGLLDLACRNLDRTGLPAHLRDRVADIAGRRLAARSRKEPQT, encoded by the coding sequence ATGCTGGAACTATCCGCGATCTCCGATGCCGCGGAGCACGTGAGCGGCATCTGCTTCAAGACCGGGCCACCACGCCGGATCGGCGTCGAACTGGAATGGACAGTGCACCACGCGGCGGCACCGTCGTCGCCGCTCACCACCGCGGACCTGCGGCACGCACTCGGGCCGTACGCGCCCGGCACGCTCGGCAACCCCGCACCGGAGACGCTCCCGGGCGGCGGCACCGTCACGGTCGAACCGGGCGGCCAGATCGAGCTCTCCTCCGCCCCGGCCGACTCGCTCACCGCGCTGCACGCCGCGGTCGAAGCGGGCCGTGCCGCCCTCGGCGAACGCCTCGCCCGCGCCGGACTCGCCCTCGGCGGCACCGGCCTCGATCCCCACCGTCCACCGCGCCGGCTGCTGCACACGCCCCGGTACGGCGCGATGCAGCGCCTGTTCGACCGGCGCGGCGACCACGGGCGGATCATGATGTGCAGCACCGCCGGACTGCAGGTCTGCCTGGACGCGGGCCGGCCGCGGGACGTGGCCCGGCGATGGGCCGCGGTGCACGAGATCGGCCCGCCGCTGCTGGCCGCGTTCGCCACCTCCCGCTTCCGGGCCGGCCGGGACACCGGCTGGGCATGCGGGCGGATGGCGGTCTGGTACGGCATGGAGCCCGGCCTCACCCGCCCGGTCGGCACCGGCGCCGACCCGGCACAGACCTGGGCCCGGTACGCACTCGACGCGCCACTGCTGTGCCTGCGCCGCGACGACGGCGACTGGACCGCACCGCCCGGCCTCACCTTCGCCGGCTGGATCCGCGGCCGGCTGCCCCGCCCGCCCACGGTCGAGGACCTGGAGTACCACCTCGGCACGCTGTTCCCACCGGTACGCCCGCGCGGCTACCTCGAGATCCGTTACCTGGACGCGCAGCCCGGCGACGAGTGGATCGCACCGGCCGCGATCCTGACCGTGCTGCTCGACGACGCCGTCCTCGACCGGGCCCGCGACCTGGCCGCCCCGGCCCGCGACCGCTGGCAGGAGGCGGCCCGCGAGGGCCTGGCCTGCCCCGCGATCGGCGCCGCCGCGACCGGCCTGCTGGACCTGGCCTGCCGCAACCTCGACCGCACCGGCCTCCCCGCGCACCTGCGCGACCGGGTCGCCGACATCGCCGGGCGGCGGCTGGCCGCTCGATCCCGCAAGGAGCCGCAGACATGA
- a CDS encoding fasciclin domain-containing protein — protein MRTIRMIAVASAATLCLGLAACGQGDDAETSTGATGEATPMATAMASSAPAMAAAEFGPGCAAVPTDPANAGSFQAMAQVPVASAASGNPLLSTLVSAVKQAGLVDSLNSAPALTVFAPVDDAFGKIPKADLDKVLADKKQLTDILTYHVVSGKLAPTDLAGTHTTLQGGELTVAGSGESFTVNGNAAVVCGNVQTSNATVYIIDTVLMPKS, from the coding sequence ATGCGTACGATTCGTATGATCGCGGTCGCCAGCGCGGCTACTCTCTGCCTCGGGCTCGCGGCCTGCGGCCAGGGTGACGACGCGGAGACCAGCACGGGCGCGACCGGCGAGGCCACGCCCATGGCCACCGCGATGGCGAGCAGCGCACCGGCGATGGCCGCGGCGGAGTTCGGCCCCGGCTGCGCGGCCGTGCCCACCGACCCGGCGAACGCGGGCAGCTTCCAGGCGATGGCGCAGGTGCCCGTCGCGTCCGCCGCGTCCGGCAACCCGCTGCTGAGCACGCTGGTCAGCGCGGTCAAGCAGGCCGGCCTGGTCGACTCGCTGAACAGCGCGCCCGCGCTGACCGTCTTCGCGCCGGTCGACGACGCCTTCGGGAAGATCCCGAAGGCCGACCTGGACAAGGTGCTGGCGGACAAGAAGCAGCTGACCGACATCCTCACCTACCACGTGGTGTCCGGGAAGCTGGCGCCGACGGACCTCGCGGGCACGCACACCACGCTGCAGGGCGGCGAGCTGACCGTCGCGGGCAGCGGTGAGTCGTTCACGGTGAACGGCAACGCGGCCGTGGTCTGCGGCAACGTGCAGACCTCGAACGCGACCGTCTACATCATCGACACCGTACTCATGCCGAAGAGCTGA
- the egtB gene encoding ergothioneine biosynthesis protein EgtB, whose product MTDLRLSVAAELERARARTETLTEAVDDADLIRQHSPLMSPLVWDLAHVGNQEELWLVRDVGGREPVRRDIDELYDAFKHPRRDRPALPLLNPAEARAYVRQVRTKAMDILDTVRMDGRPLVADGFAFGMIVQHEQQHDETMLATHQLRAGAPVLAADPPPAATVPVADEVLIPGGPFTMGTDVEPWALDNERPAHAVDVPAFVIDAAPVTNARYREFIQAGGYDDPRWWDTDGWAHRTSAGLTGPAHWNPDGETYTRFGRTERIVPDEPVVHVCWYEARAYARWAGRRLPTEAEWEKAARFDPATGRSRRFPWGDDPPEARHANLGQRHLHPAPVGAYPDGASPLGVHQLIGDVWEWTSSDFRGYPGFRAFPYREYSEVFFGPDHRVLRGGSFGTDAAACRGTFRNWDYPIRRQIFSGFRCARDARPEELA is encoded by the coding sequence ATGACCGACCTTCGTCTCTCCGTCGCCGCGGAGCTGGAACGGGCCCGCGCCCGCACCGAGACGCTGACCGAGGCCGTCGACGACGCCGACCTGATCCGCCAGCACTCCCCGCTGATGTCGCCGCTGGTCTGGGACCTGGCGCACGTCGGCAACCAGGAGGAGCTGTGGCTGGTCCGGGACGTCGGCGGCCGCGAGCCGGTCCGCCGCGACATCGACGAGCTCTACGACGCGTTCAAGCACCCGCGCCGGGACCGTCCGGCACTGCCGCTGCTCAACCCGGCCGAGGCCCGCGCCTACGTCCGGCAGGTCCGCACCAAGGCCATGGACATCCTGGACACGGTACGGATGGACGGCCGCCCGCTGGTGGCGGACGGCTTCGCGTTCGGGATGATCGTCCAGCACGAGCAGCAGCACGACGAGACCATGCTCGCCACCCACCAGCTGCGGGCCGGTGCGCCGGTCCTGGCCGCGGACCCGCCCCCGGCCGCCACCGTCCCGGTGGCGGACGAGGTGCTGATCCCCGGCGGGCCGTTCACCATGGGTACGGACGTGGAGCCCTGGGCGCTGGACAACGAGCGCCCGGCGCACGCCGTGGACGTGCCGGCGTTCGTCATCGACGCCGCGCCGGTCACCAACGCCCGCTACCGCGAATTCATCCAGGCCGGTGGGTACGACGACCCGCGCTGGTGGGACACGGACGGCTGGGCGCACCGCACCTCGGCCGGCCTGACCGGGCCCGCGCACTGGAACCCGGACGGCGAGACGTACACCCGGTTCGGCCGCACCGAGCGGATCGTGCCGGACGAGCCGGTCGTGCACGTCTGCTGGTACGAGGCGCGCGCCTACGCCCGGTGGGCCGGCCGGCGACTGCCGACCGAGGCGGAGTGGGAGAAGGCGGCCCGGTTCGACCCGGCGACCGGCCGCTCGCGCCGCTTCCCGTGGGGCGACGACCCGCCGGAGGCCCGGCACGCGAACCTCGGCCAGCGGCACCTGCACCCGGCCCCGGTCGGCGCGTACCCGGACGGCGCCTCGCCGCTCGGCGTGCACCAGCTGATCGGTGACGTGTGGGAGTGGACGTCCTCGGACTTCCGCGGCTACCCCGGGTTCCGCGCGTTCCCGTACCGCGAGTACTCGGAGGTCTTCTTCGGGCCGGACCACCGAGTGCTGCGCGGCGGGTCGTTCGGCACGGACGCGGCCGCCTGCCGGGGCACGTTCCGCAACTGGGACTACCCGATCCGGCGGCAGATCTTCAGCGGCTTCCGGTGCGCGCGGGACGCCCGCCCGGAGGAACTCGCCTGA
- a CDS encoding XdhC family protein, translating into MLTEVWPFVIRARRAGRPVVLARLVGRDGPGSRPLGATMAVAGDGSWCGSVSGGCVEGILLDTAREVLDGGGPRLVSVSPGEQLLPWEPAPACAGVLTVLVTPAPPAAVCDEITSAIEAARPIAVGVSLTAPWSWATAPSIDLLPTSAAGVPGAGRATAGAVFAEEVRPGPRLIVAGATDLAAALAALGRTTGRRVEIVDPRPSHARDDMFPGASLVVRAWPDEWLAAHPPSAADAVVAITHDPRIDDRALRAALAGPAGYVGALGSRATHAQRLDRLSGAPGLDRLRGPAGLDLGATSIAETALSVLAEVVAAAHDRTGGPLTTSTAPIQAVRAPAPTPSAPPSPAPAAAGGPASGSVAPAEPVPVTCAL; encoded by the coding sequence GTGCTGACCGAGGTGTGGCCGTTCGTCATCCGGGCCCGGCGGGCGGGCCGGCCGGTCGTGCTGGCCCGGCTGGTGGGCCGCGACGGTCCCGGGTCCCGGCCGCTCGGCGCGACCATGGCGGTCGCCGGTGACGGCTCCTGGTGCGGGTCGGTCTCCGGCGGCTGTGTGGAGGGCATCCTGCTCGACACGGCCCGCGAGGTCCTCGACGGCGGTGGGCCGCGGCTCGTCTCGGTCAGCCCCGGTGAGCAGCTGCTGCCCTGGGAGCCGGCCCCGGCCTGCGCCGGCGTGCTGACCGTGCTCGTCACGCCCGCGCCACCGGCCGCCGTGTGTGACGAGATCACGTCCGCGATCGAGGCCGCCCGCCCGATCGCGGTCGGCGTCTCGCTCACCGCGCCGTGGTCGTGGGCCACCGCACCGTCGATCGATCTGCTGCCCACCTCGGCCGCGGGCGTCCCCGGGGCCGGCCGGGCAACCGCCGGGGCGGTCTTCGCCGAGGAGGTGCGGCCGGGACCGCGGTTGATCGTCGCCGGCGCCACCGACCTGGCCGCCGCGCTGGCCGCGCTCGGGCGGACCACCGGCCGGCGCGTCGAGATCGTCGACCCGCGGCCCAGTCACGCGCGGGACGACATGTTCCCCGGGGCCTCGCTGGTCGTCCGGGCCTGGCCGGACGAGTGGCTGGCCGCGCACCCGCCGTCGGCCGCGGACGCGGTCGTCGCGATCACCCACGACCCGCGTATCGACGACCGCGCGCTGCGTGCCGCCCTGGCCGGCCCGGCCGGTTACGTCGGCGCGCTCGGCAGCCGCGCCACGCACGCCCAGCGCCTCGATCGGTTGTCCGGCGCGCCGGGCCTGGACCGGCTGCGCGGCCCGGCCGGTCTCGACCTCGGGGCCACCTCGATCGCCGAGACCGCCCTCTCCGTCCTCGCGGAGGTCGTCGCCGCCGCGCACGACCGCACCGGCGGCCCGCTCACCACCTCGACCGCACCCATCCAGGCCGTCCGGGCACCGGCCCCGACACCGTCGGCACCACCGTCACCGGCGCCGGCAGCGGCAGGCGGGCCGGCGTCGGGATCGGTCGCGCCGGCCGAGCCGGTCCCGGTGACCTGCGCGCTCTGA
- a CDS encoding zinc-ribbon domain-containing protein translates to MFFIFGLRTKAESLGWVPETCRVCGQSGSLLLIREVTKFSLFFVPLIPVRTKYVVRCQNAFCHTETRIGRDEARRLQAAVR, encoded by the coding sequence GTGTTCTTCATCTTCGGTTTGCGGACCAAGGCCGAGTCGCTCGGCTGGGTGCCGGAGACCTGCCGGGTCTGCGGTCAGTCCGGCAGTCTGCTGCTGATCCGCGAGGTCACCAAGTTCAGCCTGTTCTTCGTCCCGCTGATCCCGGTGCGCACGAAGTACGTGGTGCGCTGCCAGAACGCGTTCTGCCACACGGAGACCCGGATCGGCCGGGACGAGGCGCGCCGCCTCCAGGCCGCCGTCCGCTGA